A section of the Ictalurus punctatus breed USDA103 chromosome 8, Coco_2.0, whole genome shotgun sequence genome encodes:
- the spon2a gene encoding spondin-2a, whose amino-acid sequence MMPSDLLIPGWLHHLLVVLLKLSFSFASPLKVTNGTECTARGPASYILVFTGQWSPQMFPKQYPLFRPPAQWSKLVAVTHNERYRLWQEGSMASPGVQSFAELGVTVELVKGAKEARKRRVAGSMYRTAGIPSGVGHSSTELVLQPRNPLLSLMVKVIPSPDWFVGVDSLNLCEAGQWKEEVTFDLHPFDAGTDSGFTFSSPNFPTMPPENITMITSQKPNHPANSFYYPRLPELPPLATIWLKRQPRSPIRQHNHVSNHILPQLSKAPQFTETPLDCEVSMWSSWGLCLGPCSRGGVRHRTRYILLKPANSGTPCPELEEQAECTPHNCLVQQ is encoded by the exons ATGATGCCCTCTGATCTCCTCATCCCCGGGTGGCTGCATCACCTGCTCGTCGTGCTTCTGAAGCTCAGCTTCTCCTTTGCCTCCCCTTTAAAAGTTACCAACGGGACAGAGTGCACGGCTCGAGGCCCCGCCTCTTACATCCTAGTATTCACTGGCCAATGGAGCCCGCAGATGTTCCCGAAACAGTACCCTTTATTCCGACCCCCTGCACAGTGGTCCAAGCTTGTAG CTGTCACCCACAATGAGCGGTACAGGTTGTGGCAGGAAGGATCAATGGCAAGCCCCGGTGTACAGAGTTTTGCTGAGCTCGGTGTCACGGTCGAGCTGGTAAAGGGGGCAAAAGAAGCAAGGAAGAGGAGGGTAGCGGGCTCCATGTACCGCACTGCAGGGATCCCATCTGGAGTTGGCCACAGCTCCACTGAACTCGTTCTGCAGCCCAGGAACCCACTG CTCTCCTTGATGGTGAAAGTGATTCCCAGCCCTGATTGGTTTGTAGGGGTGGACAGCCTAAACCTGTGCGAAGCGGGGCAATGGAAAGAGGAAGTGACTTTCGACCTGCACCCGTTCGATGCCGGGACGGACAGCGGTTTCACTTTCTCTTCGCCCAATTTTCCCACGATGCCCCCTGAGAACATCACAATG ATCACGTCTCAGAAGCCGAATCATCCTGCAAACTCGTTCTACTACCCACGGCTGCCTGAGCTCCCGCCACTAGCCACAATCTGGCTGAAGAGACAACCTCGCTCACCCATCCGTCAACACAACCACGTGTCCAATCACATCCTGCCTCAACTCAGCAAAGCCCCACAATTTACag AGACGCCGCTGGACTGCGAGGTCTCCATGTGGTCGTCCTGGGGGCTGTGTTTGGGACCGTGCTCCAGAGGAGGAGTGCGCCATCGTACCCGCTACATCCTGTTGAAACCTGCTAACAGCGGCACCCCCTGCCCCGAGCTGGAGGAACAGGCCGAGTGCACGCCACACAACTGCCTGGTGCAGCAGTGA